The proteins below are encoded in one region of Leishmania mexicana MHOM/GT/2001/U1103 complete genome, chromosome 5:
- a CDS encoding putative prefoldin subunit translates to MQQVHPDIKKLNDLLRPILKELQEMGDKKGKLIEARRQLGGQKNENELVRDELNRLEPDATVYKLIGPALVPQDQSDAKTIIGNRLDYINGEIKRSDTSIAELDRKEAELQKKAQELYRKMQERQAQLIQQQ, encoded by the coding sequence ATGCAACAGGTGCACCCGGATATCAAGAAGCTCAACGATCTTCTGAGGCCGATTCTGAAAGAGCTTCAGGAGATGGGCGACAAGAAGGGCAAGCTCATTGAAGCCCGCCGTCAGCTTGGCGGGCAAAAGAACGAGAATGAACTAGTGCGTGATGAGCTGAACAGGTTGGAGCCTGACGCTACAGTGTACAAGCTTATCGGCCCTGCTCTAGTTCCACAGGACCAGAGCGATGCCAAGACAATCATTGGCAACCGCCTGGACTACATCAACGGCGAAATCAAGCGCAGTGACACCAGCATCGCTGAGCTTGATCgaaaggaggcggagctgcagaagAAAGCCCAAGAGCTGTACCGTAAGATGCAGGAGCGTCAGGCGCAGCTTATCCAGCAGCAATAG